The following proteins are encoded in a genomic region of Nonomuraea muscovyensis:
- a CDS encoding ABC transporter substrate-binding protein — protein MRRGCAAAALLLLAAACGSGGGDGPEDGKVTLTYALWDDVQQGAYQQCADAFQQADPGVTIKITQNAWDQYWQNLTTQMVSGQAPDVITMQASYYPQFVKNGQLLDIDPMVKADKVDLTRYRPGLAEPWVKDGRRYGLPKDWDTMAVIYNTKLAEQAGVDLSELTWNPADGGTFEKAIARLTVDQNGKRGDEPGFDKTKVAVHGIVPELNDGSQGQNSWGNLAVSNGFGYIDKNPFGTRYFYDSPKLAETVTWFRRLIDKGYAAPYDKTSSLGIDAVLNSGKGALGITGSWMIRTYMESTEQKFAFAPLPTGPQGRKSAFNGLADVIYSGTPHPEAAWKWVKFLGSPACQDIVARNAVVFPAVASSSERSLEAYRAKGWDVRVFVEEAEAADGTFLLPVSDHGDEINQIVSSALEEVWLGRKDAQTALTAANQQVNALFTAN, from the coding sequence ATGAGAAGAGGTTGTGCGGCCGCGGCTCTGCTGCTGCTGGCGGCGGCGTGCGGCAGCGGCGGTGGCGACGGGCCGGAGGACGGCAAGGTCACGCTCACCTACGCGCTGTGGGACGACGTCCAGCAGGGCGCCTACCAGCAGTGCGCCGACGCCTTCCAGCAGGCCGACCCCGGCGTGACCATCAAGATCACGCAGAACGCCTGGGACCAGTACTGGCAGAACCTCACCACCCAGATGGTCTCCGGCCAAGCCCCCGACGTCATCACCATGCAGGCCTCCTACTACCCGCAGTTCGTCAAGAACGGCCAGCTCCTCGACATCGACCCCATGGTCAAGGCCGACAAGGTGGACCTCACCCGCTACCGGCCCGGTCTGGCCGAGCCGTGGGTCAAGGACGGCAGGCGGTACGGCCTGCCCAAGGACTGGGACACCATGGCCGTCATCTACAACACCAAGCTCGCCGAGCAGGCCGGCGTGGACCTGTCCGAGCTGACCTGGAACCCCGCCGACGGCGGCACCTTCGAGAAGGCCATCGCCAGGCTCACCGTCGACCAGAACGGCAAGCGCGGCGACGAGCCCGGCTTCGACAAGACCAAGGTCGCCGTGCACGGCATCGTGCCGGAGCTGAACGACGGCTCGCAGGGCCAGAACAGCTGGGGCAACCTCGCCGTCTCCAACGGTTTCGGCTACATCGACAAGAACCCGTTCGGCACCCGCTACTTCTACGACAGCCCCAAGCTGGCCGAGACCGTCACCTGGTTCCGGCGGCTCATCGACAAGGGCTACGCCGCGCCGTACGACAAGACCAGCTCGCTCGGCATCGACGCGGTGCTGAACTCCGGCAAGGGCGCGCTCGGCATCACCGGCTCCTGGATGATCAGGACGTACATGGAGTCCACGGAGCAGAAGTTCGCCTTCGCGCCGCTGCCGACCGGGCCGCAGGGCCGCAAGTCCGCCTTCAACGGCCTGGCCGACGTCATCTACTCCGGTACCCCGCACCCGGAGGCCGCCTGGAAGTGGGTGAAGTTCCTCGGCTCGCCGGCGTGCCAGGACATCGTGGCCCGCAACGCGGTGGTCTTCCCCGCTGTGGCCTCCTCCTCCGAACGCTCGCTGGAGGCGTACCGGGCCAAGGGCTGGGACGTTCGGGTCTTCGTCGAGGAGGCGGAAGCGGCGGACGGCACGTTCCTGCTGCCGGTCAGCGACCATGGTGACGAGATCAACCAGATCGTGTCCAGCGCTCTGGAGGAGGTCTGGCTGGGCCGCAAGGACGCCCAGACCGCGTTGACCGCCGCCAACCAGCAGGTCAACGCGCTCTTCACCGCCAACTGA
- a CDS encoding class I SAM-dependent methyltransferase, translating into MARMPTVPEDHVEPAHPSRVNDYDSLAEAYAVENETGIMNAYYERPAILALAGEVTGRRVLDAGCGSGPLFAALRERGAAVSGIDNSTRMLELARRRLGDGADLQVADLRDPLPFPDGAFDDVIASLVLHYLEDWGPTLSEMRRVLRTGGRLIVSVDHPMMVYAQHRLAGRKVSYFGTRNSLEEWTMGGRTVPMSFWHRPLHAMTDAFTAAGFRLAVVSEQQPVPEARELFPDEFRSLATTPSFLFFVLRAD; encoded by the coding sequence ATGGCCCGCATGCCCACTGTGCCTGAAGATCACGTTGAGCCCGCGCATCCGTCCCGGGTCAACGACTATGACAGTCTCGCCGAGGCGTACGCGGTCGAAAACGAGACCGGCATCATGAACGCCTACTACGAGCGGCCCGCCATCCTGGCCCTCGCCGGAGAGGTGACCGGCCGGCGGGTCCTCGACGCCGGCTGCGGCTCGGGCCCGCTGTTCGCGGCGCTGCGCGAGCGGGGTGCCGCCGTGTCCGGCATCGACAACAGCACCAGAATGCTGGAGCTGGCCCGGCGGCGGCTCGGTGACGGCGCGGACCTGCAGGTGGCCGACCTGCGTGATCCGCTGCCGTTCCCCGACGGTGCGTTCGACGATGTCATCGCGTCCCTGGTGCTGCACTACCTGGAAGACTGGGGGCCGACGCTGAGCGAAATGCGGCGCGTGCTGAGGACCGGCGGCCGGCTGATCGTGTCCGTAGACCATCCCATGATGGTCTACGCCCAGCACCGCCTGGCCGGGCGCAAGGTCAGCTATTTCGGAACCAGGAACTCGCTCGAAGAGTGGACCATGGGCGGCCGGACCGTCCCGATGAGCTTCTGGCACCGGCCGCTGCACGCGATGACCGACGCCTTCACCGCGGCCGGCTTTCGCCTGGCCGTCGTCAGCGAGCAGCAGCCCGTGCCGGAAGCCCGCGAGCTGTTTCCCGACGAATTCCGCTCCCTTGCCACCACCCCAAGCTTCCTGTTCTTCGTCCTGCGTGCCGACTAG
- a CDS encoding helix-turn-helix domain-containing protein yields the protein MDSERNDPLGRFLRERRALVRPEQLGLATHGRRQVPGLRREEVARLAGLSPGYYARLEQGRERPTRQTVQSLARALRLDDQALVELHRLARPTVRRRRPGRVERVSPEMLGLLSDWTTAPAFILGPSCDVLVRNSLATVLHSRFVLGDNLLRMIFLDPAGRRFFRDWDLTARAAVHDLRQVTRRTPDDHSLRELVGELAITSQDFRRLWAAREPRGRLAYGGHFHHPDVGDLHLRTEIFPIASAPGQRLIAQPAEPGSRSAQALALLSTLTT from the coding sequence ATGGACAGTGAGCGCAACGACCCGCTGGGGCGGTTCCTGCGCGAACGCCGCGCGCTCGTGCGGCCTGAGCAGCTCGGGCTGGCCACGCACGGCCGCCGCCAGGTTCCCGGCCTGCGCCGAGAGGAGGTCGCCCGGCTGGCCGGCCTCAGCCCCGGCTACTACGCCCGGCTGGAGCAGGGCCGCGAGCGCCCCACCCGCCAGACCGTGCAGAGCCTGGCACGGGCGCTGCGCCTGGACGACCAGGCGCTCGTGGAGCTGCACCGGCTGGCCCGCCCGACGGTTCGGCGGCGGCGACCCGGCCGCGTCGAACGGGTCTCCCCTGAGATGCTCGGCCTGCTCAGCGACTGGACGACGGCTCCCGCCTTCATCCTGGGCCCGTCCTGCGACGTGCTGGTGCGCAACTCCCTGGCGACCGTCCTGCACAGCCGGTTCGTCCTCGGCGACAACCTGCTGCGCATGATCTTCCTTGACCCGGCCGGACGGCGGTTCTTCCGCGACTGGGACCTCACCGCCCGCGCGGCCGTCCACGACCTGCGCCAGGTGACCCGCCGCACTCCCGATGATCACAGCCTGCGCGAACTCGTCGGCGAGCTGGCGATCACCAGCCAGGACTTCCGGCGGCTGTGGGCCGCACGCGAGCCACGCGGCAGGCTTGCGTACGGCGGTCACTTCCACCACCCCGACGTCGGTGACCTGCACCTGCGCACCGAGATCTTCCCTATCGCCAGCGCCCCCGGTCAGCGGCTCATCGCCCAGCCGGCCGAGCCGGGGTCCCGCTCAGCCCAGGCCCTGGCCCTCCTGAGCACGCTCACCACCTGA
- a CDS encoding dienelactone hydrolase family protein, with protein MRREVRVPLPDGDSLAATVALPEGTAPATGWPGIVVVHEIYGVEPDMLDVADLFADRGYAAVLPDLYSHGTRTGCLARAMHQLATGRPGRPTSDIDATRRWLAGREDVDGDRLGVIGFCMGGGFALAYAASAPPGVRAASVNYGAVPRDEEELRAVCPVVGSYGGRDAGFRSHGRRLQEHMRALGIEHDVEIYPGAGHSFMTDGHHPLARLALFPLRHGLVRPAAEDSWRRTFAFFDTYVADHR; from the coding sequence ATGAGACGAGAGGTGCGCGTTCCGCTGCCGGACGGCGATTCGCTGGCCGCGACCGTGGCCCTGCCGGAGGGGACCGCGCCGGCGACCGGCTGGCCGGGGATCGTGGTCGTGCACGAGATCTACGGTGTCGAACCTGACATGCTGGATGTGGCGGATCTGTTCGCCGACCGTGGCTACGCGGCCGTCCTGCCCGATCTTTACAGCCATGGCACCAGGACCGGGTGCCTGGCGCGGGCCATGCACCAGTTGGCCACCGGCAGGCCGGGCCGGCCCACCTCCGACATCGACGCGACGCGGCGGTGGCTGGCCGGGCGCGAAGACGTCGACGGCGACCGGCTCGGCGTGATCGGATTCTGCATGGGCGGTGGGTTCGCGCTCGCCTACGCGGCGAGTGCGCCCCCTGGGGTGCGGGCCGCGTCGGTGAACTACGGCGCGGTTCCCCGCGACGAAGAGGAGTTGCGCGCGGTGTGCCCGGTCGTGGGCTCCTACGGCGGCCGCGACGCAGGCTTCCGGTCGCACGGCAGGCGGCTGCAGGAGCACATGCGCGCGCTCGGCATCGAGCACGACGTCGAGATCTATCCCGGCGCCGGGCACTCCTTCATGACCGACGGACACCATCCACTAGCGAGACTCGCGCTGTTCCCGTTGCGCCACGGCCTCGTCCGCCCGGCGGCGGAGGACTCCTGGCGGCGCACCTTCGCCTTCTTCGACACGTACGTCGCCGACCACCGTTGA
- a CDS encoding amidohydrolase family protein: protein MNATLDELRRRAAGPGRRILLTGAAIVTMDPALGVLPRADLLIEADTIAAVGPDLRADDALVIDVTGAVLAPGFVDTHRHAWEAQLRRIMPDVNDLGEYVTATLAGIAPAYQPQDMYVGTRLAALTAIDSGITTMLDFSHNSRTAAHSDAAVRALADTGIRGVHASMRPHFGDWDGQWPADLARLQDTYFSSGDGLLTLRLATLATDEIAGPDLAYGERLARAARDLGIGVSVDAVFGLPSSEAILGWAKQGLLGPDVALIHCTGLTPQAWQAMADTGAAVSLAPTSDAQIGLESAIPAVDEALAVGIRPGLSIDVEVALASDMFTQMRALHAIQRMRAVNAAYGTGETPVRIGVADVLDFATLQGARSIGLGDVTGSLTPGKQADVLVVRAEDLNNMPLNDPIGTLVLGSDPRNIDAVFIAGQVRKWAGTVLDIDLTALREEVRASRDRVLHAGNRR from the coding sequence ATGAACGCCACCTTGGACGAACTCCGCCGCCGCGCCGCCGGCCCCGGACGCCGCATCCTGCTCACCGGAGCCGCCATCGTCACCATGGACCCCGCCCTCGGCGTCCTGCCCCGCGCCGACCTGCTCATCGAGGCGGACACGATCGCCGCCGTCGGCCCGGACCTCCGAGCGGATGACGCGCTGGTCATCGACGTCACCGGCGCCGTCCTGGCCCCCGGCTTCGTCGACACCCACCGGCACGCCTGGGAGGCCCAGCTCCGCCGGATCATGCCCGACGTCAACGACCTCGGCGAGTACGTCACCGCCACCCTCGCCGGCATCGCCCCCGCCTACCAGCCGCAGGACATGTACGTCGGCACCAGGCTGGCCGCGCTGACCGCCATCGACAGCGGCATCACCACCATGCTGGACTTCTCCCACAACTCCCGCACAGCCGCCCACTCCGACGCCGCCGTCCGGGCGCTGGCCGACACCGGCATCCGCGGCGTGCACGCCTCGATGCGCCCGCACTTCGGCGACTGGGACGGCCAGTGGCCCGCCGACCTGGCCCGGCTCCAGGACACCTACTTCTCCTCCGGCGACGGGCTGCTCACCCTGCGCCTGGCGACCCTCGCCACCGACGAGATCGCCGGCCCCGACCTCGCCTACGGCGAACGCCTCGCCCGCGCCGCCCGCGACCTCGGCATCGGGGTAAGCGTCGACGCCGTCTTCGGCCTGCCCTCCTCCGAGGCGATTCTGGGCTGGGCCAAGCAGGGCCTGCTCGGCCCGGACGTCGCGCTCATCCACTGCACCGGCCTGACCCCACAGGCCTGGCAGGCGATGGCCGACACCGGCGCCGCCGTCTCCCTCGCCCCGACCTCCGACGCCCAGATCGGCCTGGAGAGCGCGATCCCGGCCGTGGACGAGGCGCTCGCCGTCGGCATCCGGCCGGGCTTGAGCATCGACGTCGAGGTCGCACTGGCCAGTGACATGTTCACGCAGATGCGCGCCCTGCACGCCATCCAGCGCATGCGCGCCGTCAACGCCGCCTACGGCACCGGCGAGACGCCCGTCCGGATCGGCGTGGCCGACGTGCTCGACTTCGCCACCCTGCAGGGTGCCAGGAGCATCGGCCTCGGCGACGTCACCGGCTCCCTCACCCCGGGCAAGCAGGCCGACGTGCTCGTCGTCCGCGCCGAGGACCTGAACAACATGCCGCTCAACGACCCGATCGGCACGCTCGTCCTCGGCTCCGACCCGCGCAACATCGACGCCGTCTTCATCGCCGGCCAGGTGCGCAAGTGGGCCGGCACCGTCCTCGACATCGACCTGACGGCGCTGCGCGAAGAGGTGCGCGCCTCACGCGACCGCGTCCTGCACGCCGGCAACCGCCGCTGA
- a CDS encoding Atu4866 domain-containing protein — protein sequence MFTSALHLLGLFTTLLACAAPSGGRSTPASHPYVGMWVTADGRIRQDLLPNGRYEEERDGRKRAYAGRYTVTGTHIDYYDDLGFTATGDVRDGVLYHEHLVLHRES from the coding sequence ATGTTCACAAGCGCCCTTCACCTGCTCGGACTGTTCACCACGCTGCTCGCGTGCGCCGCTCCCAGCGGCGGCCGGTCGACGCCCGCCTCCCATCCCTACGTCGGCATGTGGGTCACCGCGGATGGCCGCATCCGCCAAGACCTCCTGCCCAACGGCCGGTACGAAGAGGAACGCGACGGCCGCAAGCGCGCCTACGCCGGCCGCTACACCGTGACCGGCACCCACATCGACTACTACGACGACCTGGGCTTCACCGCCACCGGTGACGTTCGTGACGGCGTGCTCTACCACGAACACCTGGTGCTCCACCGCGAGAGCTAG
- a CDS encoding Na+/H+ antiporter — MSHRSIEIMVVVVAAVLFLTWTARRLKVSEPMLLLAGGALVGLLPRFGDIPLPPDVVLLILLPALLYYESLTTSLREIRANVRSITLQATGLVVLTTAAVAVLAHAAGFSWPAAFVLGAVLGPTDAVAVAAVAHGLPRRTVTMLRAESLINDATALVLLAVALEAAVEGTPFSWGGTTLRVTVSYAGGIAAGLAAAGVIILIRRRWRDPMLNSGLSVLTPYLAFLPAELLHASGVLAVVTCGLALSQAGPRLISPTARLQAVSFWEVTTFLVNGALFVLVGMQLPAAVRGLSSFSLPRALLLALGVSVAVIGVRTLWFYTVPYVVRLLDRRPSQRERRISARHRLPLAWAGMRGAISLAAALSVPTVTAQGSPVQDRDAIVFITTVVILITLVLLGPPLPAVIRWARLPADPTQAEEERLAVREITRAALTALPEQAARLNVPAHLADALAQDLGSPDHHGRAEAAEHTRRLRLALLQVKRATLIQLRDRRHIDDIVLRRLQGRLDAEQLRLDGGEEDTCGLEHDHAWPSPGVPAGTGAPAGRRERRIV, encoded by the coding sequence ATGAGTCACCGAAGCATCGAGATCATGGTCGTCGTGGTCGCGGCCGTGCTGTTCCTGACCTGGACCGCCCGACGGCTCAAGGTCAGTGAGCCCATGCTGCTGCTGGCCGGGGGAGCTCTGGTCGGGCTGCTGCCACGCTTCGGCGACATCCCGCTGCCGCCCGACGTCGTGCTGCTCATCCTCCTGCCGGCGCTGCTGTACTACGAGTCGTTGACGACCTCCCTGCGTGAGATCAGGGCCAACGTGCGCTCCATCACCCTGCAGGCCACCGGACTGGTCGTCCTCACCACGGCGGCCGTGGCGGTGCTGGCCCACGCCGCCGGCTTTTCCTGGCCTGCGGCGTTCGTCCTGGGTGCCGTGCTCGGCCCCACCGACGCGGTGGCCGTTGCGGCGGTGGCGCACGGCCTGCCTCGCCGCACGGTCACGATGCTGCGAGCCGAATCCCTCATCAACGACGCCACCGCGCTGGTGCTGCTCGCGGTCGCGCTCGAAGCGGCCGTGGAGGGCACGCCGTTCTCCTGGGGCGGCACCACGCTGCGCGTCACCGTCTCCTACGCCGGCGGCATCGCGGCCGGGCTCGCCGCCGCCGGGGTGATCATCCTCATCCGCCGCCGCTGGCGCGACCCGATGCTCAACAGCGGCTTGAGCGTCCTCACCCCGTACCTCGCCTTCCTGCCCGCCGAACTGCTGCACGCCTCCGGCGTCCTGGCGGTCGTCACCTGCGGCCTGGCCCTGAGCCAGGCCGGGCCCCGGCTCATCTCCCCGACCGCCCGGCTGCAGGCCGTCTCGTTCTGGGAGGTGACCACCTTCCTGGTCAACGGGGCGTTGTTCGTCCTGGTCGGCATGCAGCTCCCGGCTGCGGTACGGGGCCTGTCATCGTTCTCGTTGCCGCGGGCGCTCCTGCTCGCGCTGGGAGTGAGCGTCGCGGTCATCGGCGTACGCACGCTGTGGTTCTACACCGTCCCCTATGTGGTAAGGCTCCTCGACCGGCGACCCAGCCAGCGCGAACGACGCATCAGCGCCCGGCACCGGCTGCCGCTCGCCTGGGCCGGCATGCGCGGCGCCATCTCCCTGGCCGCAGCGCTGTCGGTGCCCACCGTCACCGCGCAAGGATCGCCCGTCCAGGACCGTGACGCCATCGTGTTCATCACCACCGTCGTCATCCTGATCACCCTGGTCCTGCTCGGTCCGCCGCTGCCCGCCGTCATCCGCTGGGCCCGCCTGCCCGCCGACCCCACCCAGGCCGAGGAAGAGCGCCTGGCCGTCCGCGAGATCACGCGCGCGGCCCTGACGGCCCTTCCCGAGCAGGCCGCCCGCCTGAACGTGCCCGCTCACCTCGCCGACGCGCTCGCCCAGGACCTCGGCAGCCCGGACCACCACGGCAGGGCGGAGGCGGCCGAGCACACCCGGCGGCTGAGGTTGGCCCTGCTCCAGGTCAAGCGCGCCACCCTGATCCAGCTTCGCGATCGCCGGCACATCGACGACATCGTCCTGCGCCGCCTGCAAGGACGGCTGGACGCCGAACAACTACGCCTTGACGGAGGTGAGGAAGACACGTGCGGGCTCGAACACGACCACGCCTGGCCAAGTCCGGGAGTGCCCGCCGGGACAGGCGCGCCTGCCGGTCGGCGGGAGCGCAGGATTGTCTGA
- a CDS encoding SDR family oxidoreductase, protein MTAALLTGTPLAGRVAVVSGASSGIGAATALRLAELGAKVAVLARRKDKLDELAASISAAGGTVIAIPIDVTGREAVRDAAAEVAERLGTADLVVNNAGVQLISPITDLRQDDWQRQIDLNITGVMNVIGAFLPHLTAAGEAGRPADLITTSSIAATRVLEKFSVYSGTKAYISHLTRLLRVELGPKNIRVATIEPGMVDTELPSHVTDPDASALMEGLLTEIDPLQSADVAETVAFIAASPRHVNLTEITILPTAQAV, encoded by the coding sequence ATGACTGCTGCTCTGCTCACCGGAACCCCGCTGGCCGGCCGTGTGGCCGTGGTCTCGGGCGCCTCCAGCGGCATCGGCGCCGCCACCGCCCTGCGGCTGGCCGAACTCGGCGCGAAGGTCGCCGTGCTGGCCCGGCGCAAGGACAAGCTCGACGAACTGGCCGCGTCCATCAGCGCCGCCGGTGGCACCGTGATCGCCATCCCGATCGACGTCACCGGTCGGGAAGCCGTCCGCGACGCCGCCGCCGAGGTCGCCGAGCGGCTCGGCACCGCCGACCTCGTCGTCAACAACGCCGGAGTCCAGCTCATCTCGCCGATCACCGACCTGCGCCAGGACGACTGGCAGCGCCAGATCGACCTGAACATCACCGGCGTCATGAACGTCATCGGCGCCTTCCTGCCGCATCTGACCGCCGCCGGCGAGGCGGGCCGGCCCGCGGACCTGATCACCACCTCCTCCATCGCCGCGACCCGCGTCCTCGAGAAGTTCTCCGTCTACTCCGGCACCAAGGCCTACATCAGCCACCTCACCCGCCTGCTGCGGGTCGAACTCGGCCCCAAGAACATCCGGGTGGCCACCATCGAGCCCGGCATGGTCGACACCGAGCTGCCCAGCCACGTCACCGACCCCGACGCCAGCGCCCTCATGGAGGGCCTGCTGACCGAGATCGACCCGCTGCAGTCGGCCGACGTGGCCGAGACCGTGGCGTTCATCGCCGCCTCACCCCGGCACGTCAACCTCACCGAGATCACCATCCTGCCCACCGCACAGGCCGTCTGA
- a CDS encoding Gfo/Idh/MocA family protein, with amino-acid sequence MSDVTLALVGAGLRGQSYARHAVSTGKGRVIAIAEPDPERRRAVAAEFDVAPERVYTDWADLAAAGRLADAAIVATQDRMHTAPAVRLADLGYHLLLEKPMATSADEAARIAEAAERNDIMLAVCHVLRYTPYTRVLKRLLGEGRIGRLVNLQHLEPVGWWHHAHSFVRGHWRRQDTSAPMLLTKACHDIDWLIHLAGQAPARVSSFGTLTHFRPEERPPGAADRCVDCPLEPSCPYSAKRLYLGCLGDPQREFWPLGAVTERRDTEGVLAALRTGPYGRCVYACDNDVVDHQVVAMEFPDGTTCSFTMSAFTPMEHRRTRLLGTHGYLDGDGRTLRLVDFRTGREEIIDSHAGHGPSAADGHGGGDEALTEAFLAAVAGGDPTLISSDALTSLASHRVVWAVERARTTGSVVELGAPPA; translated from the coding sequence ATGTCCGATGTGACGCTAGCTCTCGTCGGCGCAGGACTGCGCGGGCAGTCCTACGCCCGCCACGCGGTCTCGACCGGCAAGGGGCGCGTGATCGCGATCGCCGAGCCGGACCCGGAACGCCGCCGGGCTGTCGCCGCGGAGTTCGACGTCGCGCCCGAGCGGGTGTACACGGACTGGGCCGACCTCGCGGCGGCGGGCCGGCTGGCCGACGCGGCGATCGTCGCCACGCAGGACCGCATGCACACGGCCCCGGCCGTGCGGCTGGCCGACCTCGGCTATCACCTTCTCCTGGAGAAGCCGATGGCCACCAGCGCGGACGAGGCGGCACGGATCGCCGAAGCAGCCGAGCGCAACGACATCATGCTGGCCGTCTGCCACGTTCTGCGCTACACCCCCTACACGCGCGTGCTGAAGCGGCTGCTCGGCGAGGGCCGGATCGGCCGGCTGGTCAACCTGCAGCATCTGGAGCCCGTGGGCTGGTGGCACCACGCCCACTCCTTCGTGCGCGGCCACTGGCGGCGGCAGGACACCTCCGCGCCCATGCTGCTGACCAAGGCCTGCCACGACATCGACTGGCTGATCCACCTGGCCGGGCAGGCGCCCGCCCGGGTCAGCTCCTTCGGCACCCTCACCCACTTCCGTCCCGAGGAGCGGCCCCCCGGCGCGGCCGACCGGTGCGTGGACTGTCCCCTGGAGCCCTCCTGCCCCTACTCCGCCAAGCGGCTCTACCTCGGGTGCCTGGGTGATCCGCAGCGGGAGTTCTGGCCGCTGGGCGCGGTCACGGAGCGGCGCGACACCGAGGGCGTGCTGGCGGCGCTGCGCACCGGCCCCTACGGCCGCTGCGTCTACGCCTGCGACAACGACGTCGTCGACCACCAGGTCGTGGCGATGGAGTTCCCCGACGGCACGACCTGCTCGTTCACGATGAGCGCCTTCACTCCGATGGAACACCGCCGCACCCGGCTGCTCGGCACCCACGGCTACCTCGACGGCGACGGTCGCACCCTGCGCCTGGTCGACTTCAGGACGGGCCGGGAGGAGATCATCGACAGCCACGCCGGCCATGGACCGAGCGCCGCGGACGGCCACGGCGGCGGCGACGAGGCGTTGACCGAGGCCTTCCTGGCGGCCGTGGCCGGCGGCGATCCGACGCTGATCTCCTCCGACGCGCTGACCAGCCTGGCCAGCCATCGCGTGGTGTGGGCCGTCGAGCGGGCCAGGACCACCGGCTCGGTGGTCGAGCTCGGCGCGCCGCCGGCCTGA
- a CDS encoding SDR family NAD(P)-dependent oxidoreductase, whose product MTTWFITGASRGLGAEIARTALGKGDDVVIAVRNPARVPEDLKKSGHVLTLALDVTDGAAIPAAVQAAVDRFGTIDVLVNNAGRGLLGALEEISDAEARSLFDLNVFGLIDMTRAVLPVMRRQGAGKLVHIGSRSGFEGEPGVSMYSATKFAVAGISEALSKELAPFGVQSMVVEPGVLRTDFLDASSLSMPAGRIAAYDGTPAHVTLDWAGTANHTQLGDPVRGAALIYEVTSQDTLPTHLYVGPDTLDRLQVKLRQIEQDVAPWREKSAATAHDDAAA is encoded by the coding sequence ATGACCACCTGGTTCATCACCGGAGCATCCCGCGGCCTGGGCGCCGAGATCGCCCGCACCGCCCTCGGCAAGGGCGACGACGTCGTCATCGCCGTACGCAACCCGGCCCGCGTCCCGGAGGACCTCAAGAAGTCGGGCCACGTGCTGACTCTCGCCCTGGACGTCACCGACGGCGCGGCCATCCCCGCCGCCGTCCAGGCCGCCGTCGACCGGTTCGGCACCATCGACGTCCTGGTCAACAACGCCGGCCGCGGCCTGCTCGGCGCTCTGGAGGAGATCAGCGACGCCGAGGCCCGCTCCCTGTTCGACCTCAACGTCTTCGGCCTCATCGACATGACCCGCGCCGTCCTGCCCGTCATGCGCCGTCAGGGCGCCGGCAAGCTCGTGCACATCGGATCGCGGTCGGGGTTCGAGGGCGAGCCCGGGGTGAGCATGTACAGCGCCACGAAGTTCGCCGTGGCCGGGATCAGCGAGGCGCTGTCGAAGGAGCTGGCGCCGTTCGGCGTCCAGTCGATGGTGGTGGAGCCGGGCGTGCTGCGCACAGACTTCCTCGACGCCAGCTCGCTGTCGATGCCCGCGGGCCGGATCGCCGCCTACGACGGCACCCCGGCCCACGTGACCCTCGACTGGGCGGGCACCGCCAACCACACCCAGCTCGGCGACCCGGTCAGGGGAGCCGCGCTGATCTATGAGGTCACCTCCCAGGACACCCTGCCCACGCATCTGTACGTGGGGCCCGACACCCTCGACCGGCTGCAGGTCAAGCTGCGCCAGATCGAGCAGGACGTGGCCCCCTGGCGCGAGAAGTCCGCCGCCACCGCCCACGACGACGCCGCGGCCTGA